The sequence below is a genomic window from Verrucomicrobiota bacterium.
CGAGACCAGCGCGTTCATCGCGAACATGGCCGTGCTCAGCGAGTTCATCGAGGCGTCGCAGTGAGTCTGGTCAACACGTCCGCGCGGCGGTTCGGCGAGCTTGAATCCCCGCGCGGGTGAGCGTAACCATTCATCAGTAGCTGTGAGACCAACCTGCACCGAGAGCACCGGCACGCGACCGCCGATTCAGAGCAGGCTCGCGGATTCCGCCCGCTGTGACGGCGTTTCGCGCCGGGACTTTCTCCACCTCGGCGTGCTCAGTTCGTTCGGGCTGAGCTTGCCGGACTTGTTCCGACTTCAAGCCGCGCAGCATTCGCCGAAGCCGCAGGTGCGCTCGACATCGTGCATCCTCATCTGGCTCGATGGCGGGCCGAGTCATCTCGAGATGTTCGATCTCAAGCCCGACGCGCCGGTCGAGGTCCGCGGAGAATTCAAGCCCATCGGCACGAGCGTGCCGGGCGTGCGCATCTGCGAGCATCTGCCGCGCACGGCAATGTTGATGCACGAGGTCGCGCTGATCCGATCGCTGACGCACGAGCTTGGCAACCACGACACCGGCAGTCACTACCTGCTCACCGGCCATCGGCCAACGCCCGTGGTCGAGTATCCGAGCCTCGGCAGCATCGTCGCCCGCGAGACGGGCTTTGGCGCGGCGCTGCCGCCGTTCGTTGCGATTCCCGAGCCGGTGGCGGCATTGCGCGCGGGTTATTTGCCGGCGTCGTTCGGGCCGTTCGCGGTCGGCGGCGACCCGTCGAAGCCCGACTTCCGCGTGCGCGATCTCGAACCGCCCGCTGGCGTGAGCTTCGATCGCGTCGAACATCGCCGCGCGATGCAGCAGGCGCTCGACGGCTTCTCGCGCCACGTCGAGGAAGGCGCCGCGACAAGGAGCCGCGACACGTTTTACGAGCAGGCGTTTCGATTGCTCACGTCGCCGCAGGCGAAGGCGGCGTTCGACTTGAACGCGGAAAAACCCGGCGCGCGCGAACGTTACGGGCGGTCGCGACTTGGCACGGGCTGTCTGCTTGCGCGGCGGCTTGTCGAGTCGGGCGCGAGGTTCGTGTCCGTGGTGGACACGGGCTGGGACATGCACCAGCAGATTTTCAAGGCGATGCCCGACGCGCTTTTCCCCGGCAGCGGCAAGCTGCCCGCGCTCGACCGCGCTTACTCGTCGCTTCTCGCTGATTTGCGCGAGCGCGGACTGCTTGACTCCACGCTCGTGGTGCTGATGGGTGAATTCGGCCGCACGCCGAAGCTCAACTCGCTCGGCGGCCGCGATCATTGGCCGCGCGCGGGCTTCGTGTGCCTCGCGGGCGGCGGCGTCAAGGGCGGGCAGGTCATCGGCGCCACGGACGCATACGGTGAAGTGCCAGCAGAACGGCCGGTGCGACCGGAGGACCTCGCGTTCACGATCCTGAAACTGCTGGGCGTGGACCCGGCGAAGGAATACCAGACGAGCGCGGGACGGCCGCTGAGAATCCTGGGCGAGGGAAGTTTCGTCTCGGAACTCGTGTGAGAGCGACAAGACGCAGCGGGATGCGCGGCTCGAGACCGGACGGCGCGAGATTTCAGCGGGTGGCGAATCCGTTCGGCGCGCGTTTCATCACCACAATCCTCCTTCTTGGCTGTGCAATCACATCGCAGTCGTTCGCTGCGCCGGGAACTCCGGTCACCGCGCTCGCGTTCTCGCCGGATGGAGAAAGCGTCGTCGCATCAGCACACAAGTCCATCGTGGTGCGCGCGGTGAAGGACGGGAAAGTGCATCGCTCGATCGGCTGCGAGTTTCCGAGAGTGTCGTCGCTTGCGTTCGACCGCGACGGTTCGTTGCTCGCCGTGGCGGGCGGGACTCCCGGCGAGCGCGGTTCGATGACTCTGCTGGACTGGAAGAGTTCGAAGGTGCTTGCGCGACTCGATGGCTTCGATGACCTCGTGACGAGCGTCGCGTTCTCGCCGGACAACGCGCGGGTGGCAGTCGCGAGCGCGGACCATTCTGCGAAAGTCGCTCGGCTCGAAGGCCGGTCGCTCAAGGCCGGCTTCGCGCTCGCGGGTCACTCCGGACCGGTGCTTGGCGTGGCGTTCAGCACGGACGGGACGATGATCGTGACGGCGAGCGGGGACCGCACGGTGCGCGTGTGGGATGGGCGCGATGGGAAGTTGCTGCGGACGTTCAGCCATCACACGGCGACGGTTCACGCAGTGGCGTTCCGTCCGCCCGCGCCCGCCGGCGCGGCTGGAGTCGCGGCGTTCTGCGCGACGGCGAGCGATGACAAAACGGTGCGCGTCTGGCAGCCGGACATCGGGCGCATGGTGCGCATCATCCGCGGTCACGAAGGTCCGGTGCACTCGCTCGCGTGGAGCCCCGACGGCGCGAGGTTGTTCACCGCGGGCAGCGACGGGATGGTTCGCGCCTTCGACGGCGGGAGCGACCAACGCTTGCAAGAGTGGCGCGCGAGCGACGATTGGATTTACTCCGTGGCAGTGCACGCGAAGGCCGACACGATGGCCACGGGCGACTGGAGCGGCAGCGTGCGGCTGTGGTCAATCTTGGAGGGCGCGGCGAAACGCGTGTGGTGAAGGGCTGAATTAAGCCTTGAACCGAACCGCGCCCGTGCGGTTCAGTTTCCACACCCATTTGACCGGGGCATCGACCGCACGCGGAGCCCGGGATTCGAGGATGAGCGACGAAGTCCAATTCACGTGTGCCTGCGGCGTTTGCTCGGGGCACATTTCCTTTCCGCCGGATTACGCCGGGACGGCCGTGACGTGCCCGCATTGCAGCGAGGCGACGATGTTGCCGACACTCGACCAACTGGCGCCCGCCGAGGCGCTGCAACCGGCCGAACCCGAACCCGCCCCCGAGCCGGAGCCTCCAGCGCAGCCGCGCCGCGCCGAGGCCAGGCCCGTTCCCCGCGCGCAAGCTCGAGCCGCGGCTTCCGCCTACAAGGCTGCCGCCGCGCGTGCGAAACTGGAACCCGCGAAGGGGCCGGCGAAGCAACCACCTCCGAAGAAACCGGCCGGGCAACGGCCGCTGCCCGTTCTGGACGATCCGTTGCAGGATGAACTCACGCGGATGGCAAACACCGTGCGTTGTTCCGAGTGCGGCGCAAAGATCGAGAAGGGTTCGAGGGTCTGTCCGAAGTGCGGCGCGGTGCTCTCAACGGCCGTGAAGTTTGTGCGCCGGTTCGGCGGCCTCGTGATGCTCGGGCTGGCCGCGTGGCTTCTCGTGACGTGGCCTTACCAGTGGCCCGCGTTCCTCGCCAAGCACGCGTTGCGCCCCCCCGAGGTGCGCATCCAGGCGGAAGTGCTCAAGTTCGGGATCCAAAACGAGGCCGACAACAACCTGCGATTTGTTCGCGGCGTGGTGACGAACCACGCGCCCGTCCAGTTGTTCGACGTGAAGCTGGAGTTCACACTCGTGGACCGCAACAACGGGACGCTGAGCACGATCGCGATGGACCAGATCAAAGTGCTTGAGCCACGCAAGACTTGGAACTTCAAGGCGCTCGTGCTCGATCCTGACGCCGTGTCGGTGAAGACCAACCAGATCACGTGGATCCGGTGAACCGGCGGCGCGGGGCGGGGCGGGCGTCCGATGGAAACAACGGGGCGGTGCCCGCGGACTTTGTTTCAACGTCGAATTCTGCTAGGATCAGCCTATGAAAGACACGGCACCGGTCCCGGTCACAGTGCTCACAGGCTTCCTCGGCGCGGGGAAGACGACGCTGCTCAATCACATTCTCACCCAGCCGCACGGTCGCAAGTGCGCGGTCATCATCAATGAGTTCGGAGCCGTTTCGATCGACCACCAGCTCGTGGTGAACGCAGACGAGGAGATCGTGGAGTTGAACAACGGCTGCCTGTGCTGCCGCATGCGCGGCGATTTGGTGAAGAGCATCGCCGGACTTTTCCAAAGGCAAAAGCGGTTCGATTACATCCTCGTCGAGACGACCGGGCTGGCGGACCCAAGTCCGATCGCGCATACGTTTTTCCTTCCCGAGCTCGCGGGCAAGCTGCGGCTCGACGCGATCGTGACGGTGGCGGACGCGAAGCATCTCGAAAAGGAACTCGCCGACGCGCCGGAGGCGTCGGCGCAGATTGCGTTTGCCGACGTGGTGCTGCTGAACAAGACGGATCTGGTATCCGCCACGGACCTGGATCGCGTCGAGTCGCGCATCCGCCGGATGAACCGGCTTGCCCGGTTGCACCGCACGCGGGACTCGCGCGTGGAACTCGAAAAGATCCTCGGCATCCAGGCGCGCGAACTGGCGGCGCCGATCGAAGTCGAGGAGGCGGAACACCGGCACGATCACCACGGGCACACGTCGGAATGCGCCCCAGACTGCGATCACGACCACGGCCCTGGCGGACATCACCACGAGCCCGGTGGGCATGAACACGCGCACGACGATAAGGTGACGTCATTCCTCATCGCCGAGGAACGCGCATTGGACTTGAAGCGGACGGAAAAGTGGCTCTCGGAACTGCTCGTGGGCAAGGGCGGCGACCTTTACCGCTCGAAAGGCATCCTGCACATCAAGGGACAGCCCAAGCGCGTCGTCTTCCAGGGCGTGCAGATGATGTTCGATGCGAAGCCGGAGCGATTCTGGAATCCCGACGAGAAGCGAAAGAGCCAGGTCGTGTTCATCGGGAAGGAACTCGACGAGGCGGCGATCCGGGCGGGATTCGCCGGCTGTCTGGCGGAGTGAGGCGGCCCCAACCACTGTCACCTCACCCGATGCCCCTCTACGAATACGAACTGTGCGACGGCACGTGCGCGGCGTGCGGCGGGCGCTTCACGCTGCGACGCCCGCTGGATGCCGCGCCGTTGGAGAAGTGCCCGGCCTGCCGCAAGCCCGTTCGGAAAATCATCTCCAGCTTCAACACGCCGAAGATCATCAAGCCCGCGTCCATCTCGGACGCCAAGAAGGCGGGGTTCACCGTGCTCAAGCGCACGGGCAAGGGGGAATACGAGAAGCAGTAGCGAATCATCAGGCTGGCCAGCCGCGGGCCGTTCGTGGTTTTTCCGTATTGGTGGCGAGGCGCGGGGTGGTAACCTGCAAGCGATTCAGGTGGGCATCGCGAGGTTTGACTTTGACGCGGTCATCACTACGATGAGGCAGAGTTTCCAATCGAACCCGTCCACGCAAGAACCGACGTGCCAGTCAAAGACGACAATCTGATCGAAATCCTGTCGGACATGGGCGTCGTCACGGACGAGCAATTGTCCGAGGCGCGAGCCGGGGAGGCCGAGGCTGCGGAGCGGGGTGAGGGAGTGGTCGACCTGCTGGTGTCGAAGAAATACCTCGCCCCGATCGACATCACCCGCGCGCGCGCGATCCAGTTCGGCGCGGAATTCATCGACCTGGACGACGTGCGGCTCGACGACGAGGTGATCACCGCCGTCCCGCGCAACATCGCCAAGAAATACAACGTGGTGCCCGTGTTCGCCGACGCGAACAGCATCACCGTGGCGTTGAGCGACCCTTCGGACCTGGACAAGATCGACACGCTCCAGCACCTGCTGAAGAAGGAGCAGTTCGACTATCGCGTCGCGCCGGAGGACCAGATCGAGTCGGCGATCAACCGCTACTACGGCGCGGGCGACGATCAAGTGGCGGAGATGCTCACGCATTTCACGCAGGGCGACATTGATCTCGGCAACATCGGCACCGGGGAGAA
It includes:
- a CDS encoding GTP-binding protein, whose product is MKDTAPVPVTVLTGFLGAGKTTLLNHILTQPHGRKCAVIINEFGAVSIDHQLVVNADEEIVELNNGCLCCRMRGDLVKSIAGLFQRQKRFDYILVETTGLADPSPIAHTFFLPELAGKLRLDAIVTVADAKHLEKELADAPEASAQIAFADVVLLNKTDLVSATDLDRVESRIRRMNRLARLHRTRDSRVELEKILGIQARELAAPIEVEEAEHRHDHHGHTSECAPDCDHDHGPGGHHHEPGGHEHAHDDKVTSFLIAEERALDLKRTEKWLSELLVGKGGDLYRSKGILHIKGQPKRVVFQGVQMMFDAKPERFWNPDEKRKSQVVFIGKELDEAAIRAGFAGCLAE
- a CDS encoding zinc ribbon domain-containing protein; translated protein: MPLYEYELCDGTCAACGGRFTLRRPLDAAPLEKCPACRKPVRKIISSFNTPKIIKPASISDAKKAGFTVLKRTGKGEYEKQ
- a CDS encoding zinc ribbon domain-containing protein codes for the protein MSDEVQFTCACGVCSGHISFPPDYAGTAVTCPHCSEATMLPTLDQLAPAEALQPAEPEPAPEPEPPAQPRRAEARPVPRAQARAAASAYKAAAARAKLEPAKGPAKQPPPKKPAGQRPLPVLDDPLQDELTRMANTVRCSECGAKIEKGSRVCPKCGAVLSTAVKFVRRFGGLVMLGLAAWLLVTWPYQWPAFLAKHALRPPEVRIQAEVLKFGIQNEADNNLRFVRGVVTNHAPVQLFDVKLEFTLVDRNNGTLSTIAMDQIKVLEPRKTWNFKALVLDPDAVSVKTNQITWIR
- a CDS encoding DUF1501 domain-containing protein, giving the protein MQSRLADSARCDGVSRRDFLHLGVLSSFGLSLPDLFRLQAAQHSPKPQVRSTSCILIWLDGGPSHLEMFDLKPDAPVEVRGEFKPIGTSVPGVRICEHLPRTAMLMHEVALIRSLTHELGNHDTGSHYLLTGHRPTPVVEYPSLGSIVARETGFGAALPPFVAIPEPVAALRAGYLPASFGPFAVGGDPSKPDFRVRDLEPPAGVSFDRVEHRRAMQQALDGFSRHVEEGAATRSRDTFYEQAFRLLTSPQAKAAFDLNAEKPGARERYGRSRLGTGCLLARRLVESGARFVSVVDTGWDMHQQIFKAMPDALFPGSGKLPALDRAYSSLLADLRERGLLDSTLVVLMGEFGRTPKLNSLGGRDHWPRAGFVCLAGGGVKGGQVIGATDAYGEVPAERPVRPEDLAFTILKLLGVDPAKEYQTSAGRPLRILGEGSFVSELV
- a CDS encoding WD40 repeat domain-containing protein; the encoded protein is MRGSRPDGARFQRVANPFGARFITTILLLGCAITSQSFAAPGTPVTALAFSPDGESVVASAHKSIVVRAVKDGKVHRSIGCEFPRVSSLAFDRDGSLLAVAGGTPGERGSMTLLDWKSSKVLARLDGFDDLVTSVAFSPDNARVAVASADHSAKVARLEGRSLKAGFALAGHSGPVLGVAFSTDGTMIVTASGDRTVRVWDGRDGKLLRTFSHHTATVHAVAFRPPAPAGAAGVAAFCATASDDKTVRVWQPDIGRMVRIIRGHEGPVHSLAWSPDGARLFTAGSDGMVRAFDGGSDQRLQEWRASDDWIYSVAVHAKADTMATGDWSGSVRLWSILEGAAKRVW